From Domibacillus sp. DTU_2020_1001157_1_SI_ALB_TIR_016, a single genomic window includes:
- a CDS encoding TetR/AcrR family transcriptional regulator produces MTEKEQRIIEESLKLFAQKGFAATSIQEIATACDISKGAFYLHFKSKEALLLAVLHYYFDLLSAKIKTIESEDLPPREKFVKQIECQMREIQQHKEFLIMQARENAIPFNDDIEAFIFKMRTETHQLYRNRLIGMYGREIEPYFWDLSAALQGIQHAFLHMTLVDGIELNVHSFAEFLLDSADDLQAGLKRRAKPPVIDSQAMENLFKHHLNDDLFVLWLSDLKQENWSDDILVSLDVIEQELQSSSPRPAVLRGMLANLTEEPSLHEFMQAVKNYYKLG; encoded by the coding sequence ATGACTGAGAAAGAACAACGAATTATCGAAGAATCCCTTAAACTATTTGCCCAGAAAGGCTTTGCTGCCACTTCCATACAAGAAATCGCAACCGCCTGCGACATATCAAAAGGTGCTTTTTATCTTCACTTTAAATCCAAAGAAGCATTGCTGTTAGCGGTTCTGCATTACTATTTCGACTTGTTATCAGCTAAAATCAAGACTATTGAATCCGAAGACCTGCCGCCGCGTGAAAAGTTTGTAAAACAAATTGAATGCCAAATGCGTGAGATTCAACAACATAAAGAGTTTCTTATCATGCAGGCACGCGAAAACGCAATTCCATTCAATGACGATATCGAAGCGTTTATTTTCAAAATGCGCACGGAGACGCATCAACTTTATCGAAACCGGCTGATCGGTATGTATGGACGCGAGATTGAACCGTACTTTTGGGACTTGTCCGCTGCACTTCAAGGCATCCAGCATGCGTTTTTGCATATGACACTTGTAGATGGAATAGAGCTGAACGTCCATTCATTTGCGGAGTTTTTATTAGACAGTGCCGATGATCTGCAGGCCGGGCTCAAGCGCCGTGCGAAGCCTCCTGTGATCGACTCGCAAGCAATGGAAAATTTGTTTAAGCATCACTTGAACGACGATCTTTTCGTTCTTTGGCTGTCTGATTTAAAGCAGGAAAACTGGTCTGATGACATCCTCGTTTCGCTTGATGTGATCGAACAGGAGCTCCAAAGCAGCAGTCCGCGGCCGGCTGTGCTGCGCGGTATGCTTGCCAATCTGACCGAAGAACCCAGCCTCCACGAGTTTATGCAGGCTGTGAAAAACTATTACAAACTTGGGTAA